A window from Heteronotia binoei isolate CCM8104 ecotype False Entrance Well chromosome 15, APGP_CSIRO_Hbin_v1, whole genome shotgun sequence encodes these proteins:
- the BRCA1 gene encoding breast cancer type 1 susceptibility protein, giving the protein MEEVMNSSGLDVAEVHGILLAMQKNLECPICLEIMKEPVSTHCAHVFCSFCILKLLEQRKGITKCPLCNGNISKSTLQEDVRYKLVIKAVLEAIGALEFDTGFSFLGDRCFHKKSAVLQEKQIVIESKGYHGRLNGVKKVEKRNSTLQNKSSHLPLPNRAVTRHSLMKKSSSDNTVCFEIGSDSSEDLFQKTATVRWVGWRNSSQSQDGERHAEKRSQSPCHVELQEPNGKDVVLLGTPGACGLSEAGRDSTGGTRASPGNRDAVSENVEKRQNLSSPVPGIERHRGQPVSDSAQENGSYSLPSMERSQLVIEATDPAPNKQIGSKVEMVSKVQPAESGHLYDHICEDEQELQQPHASPKSPLGQAYGEKLNQSIQKVNEWFSKSKILSPAPSQDINTEESDPDLNPYPSNGDCHIFQETELMEDQWEVAAGCEFYRPVSKPVASRIVDKIFGRTYIRRPKSDRIRIPVEESCTAANAKSCDALIRKIPAHKKARLQLTPEGVTKKRTAKEYSKGADGNANAISEEDGCGFAVVDGAPEAVQRPVELSVKEGASGFELDASPVGRHLRSLQNLKKPRNSLSKRSQRPGEPVCPLQLVLEGRPGSPEKVQADGNPNSEGSQEGTADQVHIRRSRRLLSRAKGEQWESEPTEKRRKRLNEGEKKQKETRAGNASPSSAGGSPSALQGRQMVMAEDASKDCVFPDGEGSLGVECQTERCSPCPIVSDATSQSRWLLLQGHFAEREQSDRKVKEFTAVPQAEQSAMCAQAPEINGFCLRDVKESCKSPRVCDRATGKLNTETDDSELDAGLMRQIFHCCKRQSFLLHPVPSKKPAAGIQAELSIGWVEGSEADYAKKSTPGIASVSKVRREAVSSNELIHLQVASQADFLNSLYMPATVKEAESGILLQSPKPACNKKEFSEMDSETSNANDCSRGSSGLWRRGDFQGTGLYPTDETSSKTTQFLEMRPESDRNKAKSGTGSVESKGGVGEQTQLKGTREQTVQMSSAGVSEGHSEQSPKDENPGFAPESLLGSATKSSFNLWEVDQQDTLAMFAKNDQGSPLEKDLECGSSSGSRPESLAQTHRGRAQKLSSTEEEDFSEDEELPCFQALAFGQSASTPSQPMKEASAEIPPQSSSSRSRGKDGSPSQESEGSVNLFSSQSHASEDSTSKPRDTRLLTPVPTFQGKAMTPRTAIEPLDEISGDAGQLQDRHQDDINAEPNLGEALGYDSEISHLGDSPDFSQSEILTTQQKDAIQNNLKKLQQEMAVLQAALKEGSQDVATERLLLPGEESISAEGKMSSARGSASQMRCGSRQSLLTASPPAGSTHRTSDDCLTSSSTSQERMSYYPAAEPEKGSAVAVQDVPSAPEHESQGRPVSSFAPTAICSGRKKKSKSLSSTSKRSMTLVASGLCRDELRLVQKFARKTKSIWSNTITKDTTHVIMKTDEDLVCERTLKYFLGIAARKWVMSYLWVLQSLKEGSVLNEGDFEVRGDIINGRNHQGPRRARESPTGKLFQGLEICCYGPFTDMQREQLEWMVELCGASLVKQPHLFSCSTNSAEAVVVIQPDAWEEDSGCQGIPPHCSATVVAREWVLDSVACYQRMAFDDYILRQT; this is encoded by the exons CCTGGAGATAATGAAAGAACCGGTCTCAACGCACTGTGCCCATGTCTTCTGCAG tTTTTGCATATTGAAGCTTCTTGAACAAAGGAAAGGTATAACAAAATGTCCACTTTGCAATGGCAACATATCCAAAAG CACTCTACAGGAAGATGTCCGATACAAGCTTGTAATCAAAGCTGTGCTGGAAGCCATTGGTGCTTTGGAATTTGATACAGGATTCAGTT TTTTAGGTGATCGGTGTTTTCATAagaaatctgcagttcttcaggAAAAACAGATCGTCATTGAAAGTAAAGGCTACCATGGCAGACTGAATGGAGTGAAGAAAGTAGAAAAGAGAAACAGCACCTTG CAgaacaaaagctcccatttgccaCTTCCCAACAGGGCTGTCACAAGGCACTCCCTGATGAAGAAAAGCAGCTCCGATAACACTGTCTGCTTTGAAATAG GGTCGGACTCATCTGAAGATCTCTTTCAGAAGACAGCCACGGTCAGATG GGTAGGCTGGAGAAACAGTTCTCAGTCTCAGGACGGTGAAAGGCATGCTGAGAAGCGAAGCCAAAGCCCATGTCATGTGGAGCTTCAGGAGCCAAATGGCAAAGATGTGGTGTTGCTGGGTACACCAG GAGCATGTGGTTTATCTGAGGCAGGACGGGACAGCACAGGAGGCACTCGAGCCAGTCCAGGAAACAGAGATGCTGTCAGCGAGAATGTGGAGAAGAGGCAGAATTTGTCTTCCCCAGTTCCCGGCATAGAGAGGCACAGAGGGCAGCCAGTCTCCGATTCTGCTCAGGAAAATGGCTCTTATTCTTTACCCAGCATGGAGAGATCCCAGTTGGTCATTGAAGCCACAGATCCTGCTCCAAATAAGCAAATAGGTAGTAAGGTGGAAATGGTTAGCAAGGTGCAGCCTGCTGAAAGTGGACACCTTTATGACCACATCTGTGAAGATGAGCAAGAGCTGCAGCAGCCCCACGCTTCCCCCAAAAGTCCTTTGGGTCAGGCATATGGGGAGAAACTGAACCAGAGCATCCAGAAGGTCAATGAGTGGTTTTCAAAAAGCAAGATTCTCTCTCCTGCCCCTTCACAGGATATTAATACTGAGGAGAGCGATCCAGATCTAAATCCATACCCGTCGAATGGGGATTGTCATATCTTCCAAGAGACTGAACTGATGGAAGACCAATGGGAGGTTGCAGCAGGGTGTGAATTTTACAGGCCTGTGTCCAAACCAGTAGCTTCCAGAATAGTAGATAAAATATTTGGGAGAACGTACATAAGGAGACCCAAGTCTGACCGCATCCGTATCCCGGTAGAGGAAAGCTGCACTGCTGCGAACGCTAAATCCTGTGACGCCCTCATAAGAAAAATCCCAGCACACAAAAAGGCCAGATTGCAGCTGACTCCTGAGGGTGTAACGAAAAAGCGAACAGCGAAGGAGTACAGCAAGGGGGCTGATGGTAATGCGAATGCTATTTCGGAAGAAGATGGCTGCGGTTTTGCTGTGGTGGATGGAGCTCCTGAGGCTGTGCAAAGGCCAGTAGAACTTTCTGTTAAGGAAGGGGCATCTGGTTTTGAATTGGATGCTTCTCCCGTGGGCCGCCACTTGCGCAGCTTGCAAAATCTGAAGAAGCCAAGGAACTCTTTGAGCAAGAGAAGCCAACGGCCAGGCGAGCCAGTTTGTCCACTTCAGTTAGTTCTGGAAGGACGCCCTGGTTCACCTGAGAAGGTACAGGCAGATGGCAACCCAAACAGTGAGGGGTCACAGGAAGGCACCGCAGACCAGGTGCACATCAGACGCAGCAGGAGGCTTCTGTCACGGGCAAAAGGAGAACAGTGGGAGAGTGAGCCCACCGAGAAAAGAAGGAAGCGGTTGAATGAGGGTGAGAAGAAGCAAAAGGAGACCCGAGCAGGAAATGCATCTCCCTCATCAGCAGGAGGTAGCCCCAGTGCACTGCAGGGCAGGCAGATGGTCATGGCAGAGGATGCAAGTAAGGATTGTGTCTTTCctgatggagagggctctctggGTGTTGAATGCCAGACAGAGAGGTGCAGCCCTTGTCCTATTGTCTCTGATGCCACCTCACAAAGCCGTTGGTTGCTGCTGCAGGGTCATTTTGCAGAGAGGGAACAAAGCGATCGTAAGGTCAAAGAGTTCACAGCCGTACCTCAGGCGGAGCAGAGTGCCATGTGTGCCCAGGCACCTGAGATTAATGGGTTTTGCCTGAGGGATGTGAAGGAAAGCTGCAAGAGCCCCAGAGTGTGTGATAGAGCGACAGGGAAGTTAAATACAGAAACGGATGACAGCGAACTGGATGCAGGTTTAATGCGGCAGATATTCCACTgctgcaagcgccagtcattctTGCTGCATCCAGTTCCGTCAAAGAAACCTGCTGCAGGAATCCAAGCGGAGTTGAGCATCGGCTGGGTAGAAGGCAGCGAGGCCGACTATGCAAAGAAATCAACTCCAGGCATAGCCAGCGTTAGCAAGGTGAGAAGAGAAGCTGTCTCCAGCAATGAGTTGATACATCTCCAAGTCGCTTCACAAGCTGACTTCCTGAATAGTTTATACATGCCAGCAACAGTTAAGGAGGCCGAGAGTGGAATTCTGCTGCAGAGTCCAAAGCCAGCATGCAACAAGAAAGAGTTCTCAGAAATGGACTCAGAAACTTCAAATGCAAACGACTGTAGCCGTGGAAGCTCAGGTCTCTGGAGAAGAGGCGACTTCCAAGGCACTGGTTTATACCCCACTGATGAGACAAGCTCCAAGACAACTCAGTTTTTAGAAATGAGACCTGAAAGTGATAGAAATAAAGCTAAATCCGGAACTGGCAGTGTGGAAAGCAAAGGCGGAGTTGGGGAACAAACGCAGCTAAAGGGCACCAGAGAACAAACTGTCCAAATGTCCAGTGCAGGTGTATCTGAAGGGCATTCAGAACAGTCTCCCAAGGATGAAAATCCTGGCTTTGCACCAGAGAGCTTGCTGGGCTCTGCCACTAAAAGCTCATTTAATCTTTGGGAAGTGGACCAACAGGACACTTTGGCCATGTTTGCCAAAAATGACCAAGGCAGCCCCCTGGAGAAAGACTTAGAATGCGGCAGCAGTTCGGGGTCAAGGCCTGAAAGCCTGGCTCAAACACACCGAGGACGGGCGCAGAAGCTGTCTTCCACCGAAGAAGAAGATTTCAGTGAAGACGAAGAGTTGCCATGCTTTCAAGCTCTGGCATTTGGTCAGTCAGCAAGCACACCGTCACAGCCAATGAAAGAGGCATCGGCAGAGATTCCACCCCAGAGTAGCAGCAGCCGAAGCAGGGGAAAGGATGGCTCTCCAAGCCAGGAGTCTGAGGGCTCTGTGAACTTGTTTTCCTCTCAGTCACACGCATCCGAGGACTCCACCAGCAAGCCTCGTGACACAAGACTCTTAACACCAGTTCCCACTTTTCAGGGAAAAGCGATGACTCCCAGAACAGCCATAGAGCCCCTGGACGAAATCTCCGGAGATGCTGGACAACTGCAAGATAGACACCAAGATGATATAAATGCAGAACCCAATTTAG GTGAAGCGTTGGGTTATGACAGTGAAATTAGCCACCTGGGGGATTCACCAGACTTCTCGCAGAGTGAGATCCTCACCACACAG CAAAAAGATGCCATACAGAACAATCTGAAGAAGCTTCAGCAGGAGATGGCAGTTCTTCAGGCAGCCCTGAAGGAGGGAAGTCAGGATGTTGCCACAGAACGGTTGCTGCTGCCAGGCGAGGAAAGCATTTCTGCTGAGGGAAAGATGAGTTCAGCAAGGG gAAGTGCATCACAGATGAGATGTGGGAGCAGGCAAAGCCTCCTCACTGCATCCCCCCCTGCTGGAAGCACGCACAGGACTTCAGATGATTGCTTGACGTCTTCCTCGACATCTCAAGAACGCATGTCATATTATCCGGCTGCAGAGCCCGAGAAAGGATCTGCCGTTGCCGTTCAGGACGTACCAAGCGCTCCAGAACATGAGTCGCAGGGAAGGCCAGTCTCTTCCTTTGCTCCCACCGCAATCTGTAGTGGTAGAAAAAAGAAATCTAAGAGTCTGTCTTCAACAAGCAAGAGGAGTATGACTCTGGTGGCGTCAGGTCTGTGCCGGGATGAGCTG CGACTGGTTCAGAAGTTTGCCAGGAAAACCAAGAGCATTTGGTCGAATACAATTACTAAAGACACAACCCATGTTATAATGAAAACTG ATGAAGATCTAGTCTGTGAGCGGACCCTGAAATATTTCCTTGGCATTGCAGCACGGAAGTGGGTGATGAGCTACCTGT GGGTGCTACAGTCACTGAAAGAAGGAAGTGTCCTAAATGAG GGGGATTTTGAAGTAAGAGGTGACATAATCAATGGGAGAAACCATCAAGGGCCCAGGAGAGCGAGGGAATCTCCTACTGGAAAG